GCTGAGCACCGGTTGGGCGCAGAATCGGGTTGCCGCCCAGTCCCAGGCTCTTTTCACCAAACCAGTTGTAATTCCATTTAACCGTATCCGTAACGACTTCTTTCCGGTTGCTCGACATCGCGTTGAGCGTTGCCTCAAGGCCTTTGGTCAGGAAGTCCTTCTTTTTATAATTCAAGCTGAAAACATGCGCACTCGATTCTGAAAACCTGCCCATGTAGGGAATGGACATATATTGTCCGTGCTGGATTTCATTGTAGTCGCTTGAACCATTGTAACCGATCAGAAACTGATCGGCCCACTTTACGTCCGTAAAACCTGCTTCAAACTGCCCGCCCACCGAGCGATACGCGTCATTGAACCGTCTGGCACGCACATATTCATAGCGCCCGTTCGGCAAAATGTTGCGGACAAATTTTCCCCAGACCTCGTAATCGTTGTCCGAGTAATTGTAAAATGCCGATCCTTTGAATGTCAGGCCATTTTTTTGATTGCGGTACATGCCGCTCAGGCTACTTTGAAGCGTATTGAACGAACCATAGGAAACCGATGCGGCAAGACTGTTATTCAGTCCTTTTTTCAAAATTACATTGATCGCACCGCCCAGGGCGTCGTCGGCCAGATGCGCGGGGATCACGCCTTTATATACTTCAATGCGCTCGATATTGGCAGGAGGAATGCTGTTCAGGCTAAATGACGAGCCGAAAGTTGAAATGGGGATACCGTCAATGAATATACGGACTGAGCCGCCCGACATTCCGTTGAGGTTATAATTGACAGCCGAACCAAGACCGCCATTCTGTCTTACCCGCACGCCCACAGTCCTGTCCAGCAGTTCGTTCGTTTGAAAATTACGGGTGGCCACTGTCTTCGTTTCGATCACATTGGCCGCAAAACCCTGTGTTTCTATCTCTTTCTTTTCGGTTTTCTGAACGATCTGAACTTCGTTGAGATCATGTGCAGATTTGATTACAGACAGCCCAAGTTCGTGGAATGTCTTGTGGACATGGAGTTTGTGGCTTTTAGCTTTGATCTCCACAGAAGTAATCAGCAACTCCTGATTTCCATAAGGAACACTTTTCAATTCGAAGGACCCGTCTGATTCAGAATGCGTTGCTATCTCGCTTCCTTTCAGCCGGACGGTCGCATATCCGACAGCCAAACCTTTTTCGTCTCTGATCCGGCCTTTCAAAGTGGCCAGCTTGGGAGATGCCATCTGGGCAAAAGCGCTGAGATGAAGGAAGATTAATAATACTGAGTAGCGTAGCGGATTTCTCACTTATTTAGACTAATTATATTGAGACAAAGATATATGTTCGCCGATCGCCGGAAATGACGCGAAAAGGAATATAAATGTCGTTAAAGGGAGAAATACCATGATTTGGGCCAGCTTGAATGCGTTACCGGTTGCGGAAGAGGGCGGGAAATGTTGCGGCGTGATCGTAAGGTTCGTATCAGGCAGTAACAACTTGCGGTTATGGTCTTTCACTATTCAAAAAACTATCTGCCAGCATGTTTCGTAACTATTTAAAGATAGCCTGGCGCAGTATCGCCGGTAACATCACTTACTCCGCAATCAACATTGGCGGGCTTGCAGTGGGGATGGCGGTCGCTATGTTGATCGGGCTGTGGATTTATGACGAACTCTCATTTAACAAATACCATCAAAACTACCCTCGGATTGCACGGCTCATGCAACAGCAAACGTTGGATGAAGAAATAAACACGGGCAATAACGTGCCGATACCCCTGTTCAAAGAGTTGCATAACAACTTTCATTCAGATTTTAGTCATGTCGTGATTACTTCGTGGCTTCAAAGACATACACTGACTTACGGGGAATCGGGTTTTACAAAACCGGGTAACTTCATGTCTGTCGGTGCAGCGGAAATGCTGTCTCTGAAAATGATCAGCGGAAGTGCTTCCCTGAAAGATCCCGCAACGATCCTGCTTTCCGAATCGGTGGCGAAAGCGATATTCCGGCAGGCCGATCCGGTGGATAAGATGATGAAGATCAATAAAGAACTGGATGTGAAAGTGGTGGGGGTTTATGAAGATATTCCTTACAACTCGGAGTTTCACGAGCTGGGATTTATCGCGCCATTCGATCTGTTCGTTTCGTCTACTCCCTGGGTGAAAGAGGCCATGGAAAACGATGAATGGGAAAGCAGTTCGTTCCAAATCCTGGTGCAGCTGACTGAGAATAGCGATTTGAATACAATTTCCAATAAAATCAGGGACATTAAAGTTAAAAAAGCGGATGAAAGTGAGCGAAAATTTAAGCCACAAATCCTCCTGCATCCCATGAACCGCTGGCACCTGTATTCCGAATGGGAAAATGGAGTTAATGTGGGTGGACGAATTCAGTTTGTTTGGCTTTTTGGAATTATTGGCCTGTTTGTGCTGCTGCTGGCCTGCATTAATTTCATTAACCTGAGTACCGCGCGTTCCGAGAAACGCGCCAAAGAAGTGGGAATCCGAAAAGCGATCGGCTCCGTAAGACTGCAACTGGTCGGCCAATTTTTCGGGGAATCATTGCTGGTGGTGTTCTTTGCCTTTTTCTTATCATTAGTACTCGCCCGGCTGGTCTTGCCAACATTCAATGCAATTGCAGACAAACAAATGCATATTCCCTGGGTCGACCCTGTTTTTCTTGTGAGCGGCCTCGTGTTCGCACTGCTGACCGGACTCATTGCGGGCAGTTATCCCGCGTTCTATTTGTCCTCATTTCAGCCAGTTAAAGCACTCAAAGGTAAATGGACGCCG
This Dyadobacter sp. UC 10 DNA region includes the following protein-coding sequences:
- a CDS encoding TonB-dependent receptor, producing the protein MRNPLRYSVLLIFLHLSAFAQMASPKLATLKGRIRDEKGLAVGYATVRLKGSEIATHSESDGSFELKSVPYGNQELLITSVEIKAKSHKLHVHKTFHELGLSVIKSAHDLNEVQIVQKTEKKEIETQGFAANVIETKTVATRNFQTNELLDRTVGVRVRQNGGLGSAVNYNLNGMSGGSVRIFIDGIPISTFGSSFSLNSIPPANIERIEVYKGVIPAHLADDALGGAINVILKKGLNNSLAASVSYGSFNTLQSSLSGMYRNQKNGLTFKGSAFYNYSDNDYEVWGKFVRNILPNGRYEYVRARRFNDAYRSVGGQFEAGFTDVKWADQFLIGYNGSSDYNEIQHGQYMSIPYMGRFSESSAHVFSLNYKKKDFLTKGLEATLNAMSSNRKEVVTDTVKWNYNWFGEKSLGLGGNPILRPTGAQQGAPTINHIQRNVTTIRGGFNYDFHPNHRIVVNHILYQIDRKQQDFMRSAVEREFIGTRDLTKNITSAAYELKAFDSKLKANVFGKYYQQKIERLDPKLVTTNGEQKRIEERANSKKATTGYGGAVSFAVKSNIYLLTSAEKAVRLPSEGEVFGSPGENIIENFGIRPEVSNNLNLGLRAGPFSVNKHKFSFAASGFLRDTRDKIVRRVNPRLNDAVQTDPFENLGKTKSVGFEGEASYIFNNNLNIGFNFSRFNSVFNMQYDPNGREYDYYNKQLPNEPFFTINANAQYGIKDLFLEDAILNIYYSFGFVERFYTTWLDIEDFRTPRQYIQDIGISYVLPGKKWVVSADLKNAFDRQAYDNFAVQKPGRAFYLKLNYTINNY
- a CDS encoding ABC transporter permease, translating into MFRNYLKIAWRSIAGNITYSAINIGGLAVGMAVAMLIGLWIYDELSFNKYHQNYPRIARLMQQQTLDEEINTGNNVPIPLFKELHNNFHSDFSHVVITSWLQRHTLTYGESGFTKPGNFMSVGAAEMLSLKMISGSASLKDPATILLSESVAKAIFRQADPVDKMMKINKELDVKVVGVYEDIPYNSEFHELGFIAPFDLFVSSTPWVKEAMENDEWESSSFQILVQLTENSDLNTISNKIRDIKVKKADESERKFKPQILLHPMNRWHLYSEWENGVNVGGRIQFVWLFGIIGLFVLLLACINFINLSTARSEKRAKEVGIRKAIGSVRLQLVGQFFGESLLVVFFAFFLSLVLARLVLPTFNAIADKQMHIPWVDPVFLVSGLVFALLTGLIAGSYPAFYLSSFQPVKALKGKWTPLGLRATLPRKILVVLQFTVSITLIIGTVVVYRQILHAKNRPIGYNRQGLVTILTNSRDIHTHFDAALDDLVKTGSVISIAESAAPPTEVFSANVGFNWKGKDPGLQSEFATIGVSHDFGKTVGWQFTAGRDFTKTLSSDSAGFVVNEAAVKFMGLGKQNLNDVIGETVTWDGRRFQIIGVIRDMIMESPYDPVKKSIFFIHPKGGRFITARLNPAANAPAALKHIEAVFKKYSPDSPFSYQFADQEFALKFAAEERISKLATVFTGLAIFISCLGLFGMASFIAEQRTKEIGIRKVLGASVANLWQLLSGDFVILVVVSCLLATPIAWYMMDRWLEKYTYHTQISWWIFALASLGTLAITLVTVSYQAIRTALLDPVKSLRGE